A section of the Sceloporus undulatus isolate JIND9_A2432 ecotype Alabama chromosome 3, SceUnd_v1.1, whole genome shotgun sequence genome encodes:
- the NUFIP1 gene encoding nuclear fragile X mental retardation-interacting protein 1 has product MHSPGAKRIKLDTPEEIAKWREERRKNFPTLANIEKKKTVQMQKEQRGEVLRTLEFGKMKGMWKPPHCETSRQQGKARKRTNRFWNKSRNMSHDKDLLLHASANGVESHGTEKEVKRQPAGDADPSLRDVDPLSILASNDPDSDKEAGNEKDATLGISVIPKQVTSALSSLVTSYGSLSESESDQDEPIKTAAKGLDENQAILRCMPQSSNIPQGLEDTSSKEAVNHIDATSRRPDPRTVQTQGRNRQKKAFSVIPKRRPTLLEMLLAKDIRHERNVILQCIRYILRNDIFGLHLQTELTAHLETGQTSQAVQELLADRPSETNSSHSLPNQLTGQNGLPGDQSKEATVSQILPVSHAPDEEIWETAEIYSEEN; this is encoded by the exons ATGCATTCGCCTGGTGCCAAAAGAATCAAATTGGACACTCCAGAGGAAATtgcaaaatggagggaggaaagaagaaa AAATTTTCCTACTTTGGCAAATAtcgaaaagaagaaaacagtacAGATGCAAAAGGAGCAACGTGGAGAGGTACTTAGAACACTGGAGTTTGG CAAAATGAAGGGAATGTGGAAACCACCTCACTGTGAAACTTCTAGGCAACAAGGAAAAGCAAGAAAGCGAACAAATCGCTTCTGGAACAAATCCAGGAATATGTCTCATGATAAGGATCTCCTCTTGCACGCTTCTGCAAATGGTGTAGAGAGCCATGGAACTGAGAAGGAAGTTAAAAGACAGCCTGCTGGAGACGCAGACCCTTCTCTGAGAGATGTTGATCCCCTTAGTATTTTGGCCAGTAATGATCCTG ATTCAGACAAAGAAGCAGGAAATGAAAAAGATGCAACCCTGGGAATTAGTGTAATTCCAAAGCAAGTCACTTCAGCTTTGAGCTCACTGGTAACCAGCTATGGCAGTTTGTCAGAAAGTGAAAGTGATCAAGATG AGCCCATCAAGACTGCAGCAAAAGGACTTGATGAAAACCAAGCAATCCTCAGATGTAtgcctcagtcttcaaacatccCTCAAGGCTTAGAAGACACAAGCAGCAAAGAAGCTGTTAATCATATAGATGCCACATCGAGAAGACCTGATCCACGCACAGTACAAACCCAAGGTCGAAACAGACAGAAGAAAGCATTTTCCGTAATACCAAAGCGCCGTCCAACTCTCCTGGAAATG CTGTTAGCAAAGGACATACGGCATGAAAGAAATGTAATTCTTCAATGTATTCGCTATATCCTTCGAAATGATATCTTTGGACTCCATTTGCAGACTGAATTAACAGCACATTTAGAGACTGGACAGACTTCTCAAGCTGTGCAAGAGCTATTGGCAGACAGGCCTAGTGAAACTAACAGCTCTCATAGTTTGCCCAACCAGTTAACAGGACAGAATGGATTACCTGGAGATCAAAGCAAGGAAGCAACTGTGTCCCAGATATTACCAGTTTCTCATGCTCCTGATGAGGAAATTTGGGAAACTGCTGAAATCTATAGTGAAGAGAACTAA